In Gossypium hirsutum isolate 1008001.06 chromosome A10, Gossypium_hirsutum_v2.1, whole genome shotgun sequence, the DNA window ACTGTGACTTGGCATATTTATGGCGTAGTGTGTACTTGGAAGCATACCAGAAACAGTCATTTTTTTCTCCTCTTATGCATTTCAGCTTCGGATGGAGATTTGACGAGAGTTCTTTGCCCCACAGGGTGAGTAGACTGTCCTCCAACTCTTGTTGATCCATTAGAATACTAATGCACTTTGGTATTAGGAAGTAGTAGCTTAAGTTGTCCTATACCAATACCTATAGCAAAACTTTTCCTCGATAAACCTGTCAAGATGCCTCCTACTTGTCTAGCTAGAAAATACCCCTCAACCAAGGTCTAAGGTTTAAATAACCTTAAGTACTGACCAATCTCGGGCTTCAAGTCACTTATAAAGATACTCAAGGCATAAATCTCTGGCAGATGTAACTGATTTAGTAACCTTACAAAGCTGTCATGGAGAAGATCCACAGATCCTTGCTGTTTGGGGGAAACCAACTCAAACAAACATTGGATTCAGGAAGGTGTTAGACCCAAACCTTTCTTGCAACCCTCGAGCATAAGTCTCCCAAGTTAGTTGATACAAACCTCCTTACCTCTACACAAAGAAATGGTGCCAATCCAAGGCTTTCccatccaaattaaaaatcaCCATTCTAACCTTAGCTAGGTCTCCCACACACTCAGCTTCAAAAACTTACTCAAGCTTGGCCCACCAACACCTAAAATCTACCCTATCAAAATGTGGACAATCCAACCTAAAGGGTTTGTCTGCTGGTTCGATGCATGCTGATTGAGGAGATGTATTCATATGTCCTAAATCTGGCATAAGAGACATAACTAGATGCTCTTTTGATGGAAACCCTGAGGGAGGGCCCCCTAAGATACCTTTTCCCTTGTCTAACCCAACTTCCACACACTAGCAGATGATTACTATCCCAAATACTACTTAAAGAGTGAATGAAGTTCTGAACGAATCTTACTTTTGACATTTTCATGGAAGCCTTTCAAGCGTGAGTCGATTTTGGTACCTCCAACTGCAATTGAGATAGCTCCGGCTGCAACAATCCCATATCTTTCTGAAGCCTGGTGGTGAAGCCTTTGTTGGCCATGAGGACTGAGTAGCTTTGATACCTTTGTAACGAAAAGAACATAAAATTTGTAGAAAATCCTTAACAACCATTTTACTACCTGATTAGTGCCTTAAATGTGTGGAATAACGATTTTAAAACAATGTGGCATCTATTAGTCTAGGTGTCTAAAACCGCATCGTATTACTTAAACAATTGCTAACATCAAAACGAGTCGTTTTGTGAACAACTCGTCCCCAACAAAATGCTCcgtattcataaaaataaaagaccTAAAACGCAATATTTTACAACGGATAGAATAACTAAAAATAACAGAATATGCTCATCTGGTGCTCGACTGCTGATAGAATTTTCTTCCACAACACTCTAACTTTAGATTTCAATCAAaagttcttttcatttttataaaattttaataaatatattcatttaagtaatttttaattttttttgctatttataATACATACTTTAatcaaaagtgtaaaaataacGTGACCTGCGGAAAAGAAATTCTGAGGCGAAAGAGGGACAAGGTGACAGCAGAATAGAAGTTGTATCCCGTGCTCTCCGCGGTTGGAGGGAGTTTCCGACTTTCACATTTCCCAATTTCCGCTTAAATTTTTTTAGCTGGTTTAATTTTGCTTTCAGTCCCTATACTCTTTACcctttaaaatttcaagaatgaaATCTAATTATAAAACCATCAAACTTTGTTTTCTTAAACACacatttaaaatagaaaaactgGCTGACAAACCAATAAAAATAGAGTTGAAGAATTGTGTAACTCCAAATtcagaaaaataatatttttatttgcttattttgtGGGACTGAGTAATTTATAAAGGAGTTTGAAAGAATGGAAGCAGAATTAGACTTATTTTACTCATTtcacaaggaaaaagaaaaaacagagcAAAAAGTTTAAAAGATTTCATTTGGGGCGCCAACTAAAAGGCGACAAAAAACCCTAGAAAGTGATTAGGAtttgtaaataaaaaagaaatccaGTTTCCTTTCATACATTAGAATCTGAGACCCACACTAGATCAACTCATTACAAGACTCTGTCCGTAACAACACCTGTCAGATCTGCTCGCATTCAAACCCTTCCTTACCTTTCCTTTGCCTTTCTAATAATACTATCTTTCAAAACAATTTATGGCTTTTTGTTTCTTTCCATCTGAATTTATGGATGCGAAGAATGAGATAGAAATGTAGAgtgtttaaaagttttttttttagtggGTTGATTCTTGTTTAGCTGATTTGAGGccggaagaagaagaaagaaaatgtcagATTTGAGAATGCCTGATCCAAGTAGGCTGCACTTGAAGAAGGAGCTGACTCAAATCCGGAAAGCTGCTCGAGTTTTGCGAGATCCTGGGACCACTTCTTCTTGGAAATCCCCTATCAATTCCTCTAGATCTGTAGCAGCAGCAGTAGCGGCAGGTACAGGATCGACTTCTACTTGTACTGCTTCAAGAAATCATTTAGGTAGTGAAAGTTTAAGTAGGTCAAATGGGAATGCTCATTTGGATTTATCTTTGTTGCCTTTTAGAGTTGAAAGCAATGGTCATGGTCGTATTACTAATAGTAATGGCAATGAGAAAGATAAGAGGGTTTTCCTTTATAATTGGAGGAGTCAGAAATCTTCATCAGTAAATGTGGATGATGATGGGGAGGATGATGATGATTTTGATGATGGGGATGATGGGGATCAGTCCTCTTCTTGGATTCAAGGTAGCGTGGATGAAAATAGCTTGAGCGATGCCAGGAAATGTGGGGATTCTAAAAGTGATACCTGTTTGGGTGAGAGTCGATCTGCTTCAATGTTGTTCAGGTGTAGAGATGCCAATCTCGTCTCATTGGTCACACCATCAGCCAAAAGAATGTTGGGGGCCAACAAGAATAGTAAGAAAAATGGTTCCAATTTTGATGTTTTTTCTAGATACGAACAAAAAAAGAATGGTGTTAATAGAAATTCAGTTTACTCCAGAAAATTGCTCAAGGCTCATCCTGCATTGGCTTTAAGTTTAGGAAGGGATGATTCTGTTGATCAATCTGATGACACTGAAGATTATAGTAATTCCGAGGATTTTCGCAAGATATCAGGGGCATCTCCACTGCTTCTCAAGCTCAAGCCTAAGAACTGGCCACATCCATCCTCTAGGTTGTTGAAGGCTGACAGAAAGGAAGATTCTTCTTATTCTTATAGCACTCCTGCGTTGTCAACTAGTTCTTATAACAAGTATTTCAACCACAACCCAAGCGTTGTTGGCTCATGGGATGCGACCACGACTTCATTGAATGATGGAGATGACGATGTGGATGACCCTTTGGATTTGCCAGGTCGGCAAGGGTGTGGGATTCCTTGTTATTGGACAAAGAGGACCCCAAAGCATAGAGTGGTTTGTGGGAGTTGTTATTCTCCTTCTCTCTCTGACACTTTAAGAAGGAAAGGAAGTAGCATTCTCTGCGGAAGTCAAtccatgtaccatagacatagaCGATCATTATCACTTTCCAATAAGCGGAAAATTGCTTTGAGAAGCGCTCAAGGTGTTCTCCCATTGCTTAGCAATAGTGCTGATGGAAGAGGCGGGTCATCCATTGGAACCAGGTGCAGTGATGATGAGCTCTCTACAAACTTTGGAGAGCTTGATTTAGAGGCCCTGAGTAGATTGGATGGAAGGAGATGGTCATCAAGCTGTAGGAGTCAAGATGGGCTAGAGATTGTAGCTCTTACTGGAGAAGCTGAGGAGGAGGGTACGCCAGAAAATATTAAGAGCTTAAGTCAGAAATACAAACCAATGTTCTTTGATGAACTGATTGGGCAGAATATTGTGGTACAATCACTTATGAATGCTGTTTCAAAGGGAAGGATTGCCCCCTTTTATCTTTTCCAAGGTCCCCGTGGGACTGGAAAAACATCAACTGCCAGAATTTTTTCTGCTGCTTTGAATTGTCAGACTACTGATGATGATAAGCCTTGTGGCTGTTGTACAGAATGCACTGAGTTCACTTCTGGGAAACGCAGGGAGTTTTGGGAATTTGATAGCACCAATAGAAGAGGAATTGATAGAGTTAGGTATCTTCTGAAAAGCCTGTCAACGGGGCTTGCTTCAAGTTCATCTCGATATAAGGTTTTTGTTATTGATGAGTGCCATTTGTTGCCCTCTAAGATATGGCTGGCATTGCTAAAATTCCTTGAAGATCCTCCACCACGTCTTGTGTTCATATTCATAACAACTGATCTTGACAATGTTCCACGTACTGTGCAATCACGATGTCAGAAGTATCTCTTCAACAAAATAAAAGATTGTGATATCATGGCCAGGTTGAGGAAGATGTCTGCTGATGAGAATCTTGAGGTTGAATCAGATGCATTAGATTTAATTGCATTGAATGCAGATGGTTCACTTCGTGATGCAGAAACAATGCTAGACCAGCTAAGTTTGTTGGGTAAAAGAATCACTGCATCTCTTGTAAATGAACTTGTGAGTATGCTTGAAAATGCTTCCTTGTCACAGCTATTTCATTTTCAGGTTTTAGTTGGTCATTTCATGATTGCTATAAAATTATGGTTAGTAGAATAACATATTGGAATATAGTATGTTTGCCAAGTCTCATTTATAAGGAGAACTATAATGTTCAGAGTTTGTAATAATTTTCTACATATGAACAGGTTGAATTATTTGCATTACTTTCTTCCTGCAGGTAGGGGTTGTTTCAGATGAGAAGTTATTGGAACTTTTGGAATTAGCAATGTCATCTGATACGGCAGAAACAGTGAAAAGAGCTAGAGAGCTGATGGACTCTGGGGTTGATCCAATGGTTTTGATGTCCCAATTGGCCAGCCTTATTATGGATATCATTGCTGGAACTTACAATATTGTTGATTCTAATTACAGTCATTCATTCTTTGGTGGACGAGCTTGTGAGTGTCATCCAATtactttgtttttgtttctttggtAACAGAGAAAgcttttttatatgaaaaatggCACCTACATATTCTAATTATGT includes these proteins:
- the LOC107896663 gene encoding protein STICHEL isoform X1, producing MSDLRMPDPSRLHLKKELTQIRKAARVLRDPGTTSSWKSPINSSRSVAAAVAAGTGSTSTCTASRNHLGSESLSRSNGNAHLDLSLLPFRVESNGHGRITNSNGNEKDKRVFLYNWRSQKSSSVNVDDDGEDDDDFDDGDDGDQSSSWIQGSVDENSLSDARKCGDSKSDTCLGESRSASMLFRCRDANLVSLVTPSAKRMLGANKNSKKNGSNFDVFSRYEQKKNGVNRNSVYSRKLLKAHPALALSLGRDDSVDQSDDTEDYSNSEDFRKISGASPLLLKLKPKNWPHPSSRLLKADRKEDSSYSYSTPALSTSSYNKYFNHNPSVVGSWDATTTSLNDGDDDVDDPLDLPGRQGCGIPCYWTKRTPKHRVVCGSCYSPSLSDTLRRKGSSILCGSQSMYHRHRRSLSLSNKRKIALRSAQGVLPLLSNSADGRGGSSIGTRCSDDELSTNFGELDLEALSRLDGRRWSSSCRSQDGLEIVALTGEAEEEGTPENIKSLSQKYKPMFFDELIGQNIVVQSLMNAVSKGRIAPFYLFQGPRGTGKTSTARIFSAALNCQTTDDDKPCGCCTECTEFTSGKRREFWEFDSTNRRGIDRVRYLLKSLSTGLASSSSRYKVFVIDECHLLPSKIWLALLKFLEDPPPRLVFIFITTDLDNVPRTVQSRCQKYLFNKIKDCDIMARLRKMSADENLEVESDALDLIALNADGSLRDAETMLDQLSLLGKRITASLVNELVGVVSDEKLLELLELAMSSDTAETVKRARELMDSGVDPMVLMSQLASLIMDIIAGTYNIVDSNYSHSFFGGRALTEAEVERLKDALKLLSEAEKQLRVSSERSTWFTATLLQLGSLPSPDLSQSGSSRRQSAKTIEDDLQSTSREAKAYKPKSGTQCMPWKSTTASLQNSVNGKSTRQGELVSRIDGYGSNSKTSRGRYLDGSATPAACDNSLNGNMILACRNSEKLDDIWAKCINKCHSKTLRQLLLAHGKLLSLAEDEGVLIAYLAFADGDIKSRAERFLSSITNSMEIVMRRNVEVQIILLADVGISLNHANPAEMLENLQQVETAAGIGSERKAIPKNVLDGISSLDLHQESRKVSKGSFSDLEGKLRGVQDCSNYSSQSIVRTPELLAEGKDDIDSSKECRQEIPMQRIESIIREQRLETAWLQAAEKGTPGSLSRLKPEKNQVLPQEVYRQSNLGSMDSAAFSSQQWDEELNRELKILKTNDGQEIQKDQLGRRADHYPMSPSLLHNSTLSKENLGYESGSGTGGCSGLFCWNNSKPRRRAKVKGTPVRSCRTRRFSLFGECGKSKKIQNKCRR
- the LOC107896663 gene encoding protein STICHEL isoform X2: MLFRCRDANLVSLVTPSAKRMLGANKNSKKNGSNFDVFSRYEQKKNGVNRNSVYSRKLLKAHPALALSLGRDDSVDQSDDTEDYSNSEDFRKISGASPLLLKLKPKNWPHPSSRLLKADRKEDSSYSYSTPALSTSSYNKYFNHNPSVVGSWDATTTSLNDGDDDVDDPLDLPGRQGCGIPCYWTKRTPKHRVVCGSCYSPSLSDTLRRKGSSILCGSQSMYHRHRRSLSLSNKRKIALRSAQGVLPLLSNSADGRGGSSIGTRCSDDELSTNFGELDLEALSRLDGRRWSSSCRSQDGLEIVALTGEAEEEGTPENIKSLSQKYKPMFFDELIGQNIVVQSLMNAVSKGRIAPFYLFQGPRGTGKTSTARIFSAALNCQTTDDDKPCGCCTECTEFTSGKRREFWEFDSTNRRGIDRVRYLLKSLSTGLASSSSRYKVFVIDECHLLPSKIWLALLKFLEDPPPRLVFIFITTDLDNVPRTVQSRCQKYLFNKIKDCDIMARLRKMSADENLEVESDALDLIALNADGSLRDAETMLDQLSLLGKRITASLVNELVGVVSDEKLLELLELAMSSDTAETVKRARELMDSGVDPMVLMSQLASLIMDIIAGTYNIVDSNYSHSFFGGRALTEAEVERLKDALKLLSEAEKQLRVSSERSTWFTATLLQLGSLPSPDLSQSGSSRRQSAKTIEDDLQSTSREAKAYKPKSGTQCMPWKSTTASLQNSVNGKSTRQGELVSRIDGYGSNSKTSRGRYLDGSATPAACDNSLNGNMILACRNSEKLDDIWAKCINKCHSKTLRQLLLAHGKLLSLAEDEGVLIAYLAFADGDIKSRAERFLSSITNSMEIVMRRNVEVQIILLADVGISLNHANPAEMLENLQQVETAAGIGSERKAIPKNVLDGISSLDLHQESRKVSKGSFSDLEGKLRGVQDCSNYSSQSIVRTPELLAEGKDDIDSSKECRQEIPMQRIESIIREQRLETAWLQAAEKGTPGSLSRLKPEKNQVLPQEVYRQSNLGSMDSAAFSSQQWDEELNRELKILKTNDGQEIQKDQLGRRADHYPMSPSLLHNSTLSKENLGYESGSGTGGCSGLFCWNNSKPRRRAKVKGTPVRSCRTRRFSLFGECGKSKKIQNKCRR